Proteins from one Candida orthopsilosis Co 90-125, chromosome 2 draft sequence genomic window:
- a CDS encoding Arp1 centractin, translating to METLYNQPVVVDNGSGNLKAGFAGDDKPRTYASAVVGRPKYQKLMAGSLLPSSTGVDSSDDTFIGESAQKNRGLLRLTYPMEHGIVTNWSDMEKLWYHMFTQELKIQPEEHPLLLTEAPLNPRSNRDAMCQVMFEQFNVPCVYISIQAVLALYASGRTTGVVVDSGDGVSHVVPVYEGFALPSSIKRMDIAGRDITANMSFNIRRMSGVALQSSSEMEIVRIIKEQCCFISKEPQKDEKLYGALYARRTKSKNELFTTYTLPDGHELHLGAEKFRAPEILFNPQIVGDESPGLHELISLAVNKTDLDLRPQLYQNLLLSGGNTLLKNFGDRLLKELKSMQDQSEAASIWNKSRPDESYSTKMKVKIYAPPERKYSTWIGGSILAGLSTFKKMWVTLEEYRDNPDIVHRKCL from the coding sequence ATGGAAACCTTGTACAATCAACCAGTTGTGGTGGACAATGGGTCTGGAAACCTCAAGGCTGGATTCGCTGGAGATGATAAGCCACGAACATATGCATCGGCAGTGGTAGGAAGACCCAAATACCAAAAGCTTATGGCTGGCTCCTTGTTACCTTCTTCCACCGGTGTGGACTCTTCAGATGACACTTTTATTGGTGAATCTGCTCAAAAGAACAGAGGCTTGCTAAGGCTCACTTATCCAATGGAACATGGGATTGTTACAAATTGGTCTGATATGGAAAAACTTTGGTACCATATGTTTACCCAAGAGCTCAAAATTCAACCCGAGGAGCACCCTTTACTTCTCACCGAAGCACCCTTAAACCCTAGATCCAATAGAGACGCAATGTGTCAAGTGATGtttgaacaattcaatGTCCCCTGTGTCTATATATCAATTCAGGCAGTATTGGCGTTGTATGCATCGGGGAGAACAACAGGGGTGGTTGTGGACAGTGGCGATGGTGTTAGTCATGTTGTACCTGTTTACGAAGGTTTTGCCTTACCTAGCTCAATAAAACGAATGGATATTGCTGGAAGAGACATAACTGCGAATATGTCGTTCAACATTAGGCGAATGTCTGGAGTTGCCTTGCAAAGTAGTTCCGAAATGGAAATTGTACGAATTATCAAGGAGCAATGTTGCTTCATATCGAAGGAACCACAGAAGGATGAAAAATTATACGGTGCTTTATATGCCAGGAGAACGAAATCAAAGAATGAGTTGTTTACAACGTATACTTTACCAGATGGACATGAGCTACATCTTGGAGCTGAGAAATTTCGAGCGCCGGAGATCTTATTCAATCCTCAGATAGTTGGAGATGAGAGTCCTGGGTTGCATGAACTTATCTCATTAGCGGTGAACAAGACCGATTTAGATCTAAGGCCCCAATTgtatcaaaatcttttgttaTCCGGGGGCAatacattgttgaagaactTCGGTGACAGACTATtgaaagagttgaaaaGTATGCAGGATCAATCCGAAGCTGCTTCTATATGGAACAAGTCCAGACCTGATGAGCTGTATAGCACCAAAATGAAGGTCAAGATTTATGCTCCTCCTGAACgaaaatattcaacatgGATTGGTGGTTCCATATTAGCAGGTCTATCTacattcaagaaaatgTGGGTGACTTTGGAAGAATATCGTGATAATCCAGATATCGTACATAGGAAATGTTTATAG
- a CDS encoding Fur1 uracil phosphoribosyltransferase, with protein sequence MIKFQFFVFNYFRESLISKKLIPRIGPQMSVSEEVNKNVILLPQTNQLIGLYSIIRDQSTKRGDFVFYSDRIIRLLVEEGLNQLPVEECIIECHGGHKYKGAKFLGKICGVSIVRAGESMEMGLRDCCRSVRIGKILIQRDEETALPKLFYEKLPEDISERYVFLLDPMLATGGSAMMAVEVLLARGVKMERIFFLNLLAAPEGIKAFHDKYPDVTIITGGIDEKLDDDKYIVPGLGDFGDRYYCI encoded by the coding sequence atgataaaatttcaatttttcgTTTTCAATTATTTTCGAGAATCTCTTATCAGTAAAAAGCTCATCCCACGTATTGGCCCACAAATGTCTGTCTCCGAAGAGGTTAACAAGAACGTGATCTTGCTTCCAcaaacaaatcaactaATTGGTCTTTACAGCATCATTCGTGATCAAAGTACCAAAAGAGGGGACTTTGTTTTCTATTCCGATCGTATCATTCGTCTTTTAGTTGAGGAAGGGTTGAACCAATTACCAGTGGAAGAATGTATTATTGAATGTCATGGAGGTCATAAATATAAAGGGGCCAAGTTTTTGGGAAAAATATGTGGTGTTTCCATTGTGAGAGCTGGTGAATCTATGGAAATGGGCTTGAGAGACTGTTGTAGATCGGTAAGAATAGGTAAAATCTTGATACAAAGAGATGAGGAAACTGCCTTACCTAAATTGTTTTATGAGAAATTACCAGAAGATATTAGTGAACGGTATGTGTTTTTATTGGATCCAATGTTGGCCACTGGAGGTTCAGCAATGATGGCGGTCGAAGTCTTGCTTGCGAGAGGAGTGAAGATGGAGAGaatattctttttaaatttgttggCAGCTCCGGAGGGAATCAAAGCATTCCATGACAAGTATCCTGATGTAACAATTATAACTGGAGGAATTGACGAAAaacttgatgatgacaaGTACATTGTTCCTGGTTTGGGGGATTTTGGTGACAGATACTACTGTATATAA
- a CDS encoding Lsm7 protein (2 introns; similar to C. parapsilosis CPAR2_502040 and C. albicans orf19.2639.1; S. cerevisiae homolog LSM7 has RNA binding and has role in nuclear-transcribed mRNA catabolic process, nuclear mRNA splicing, via spliceosome, maturation of SSU-rRNA) encodes MPENSENKRQNQKQNRRRNQNNDRPRTEGPKREAILDLNKYKDEEIRVRFVGGRKVTGILKGYDQLMNLVLEDVQEQLRDPVIEGRYLDKTRELGLVVVRCTSLLTISPVKGSEIIDNPFVAEH; translated from the exons ATGCCCGAAAAC AGTGAAAACAAGAGACAGAATCAGAAGCAGAATAGgagaagaaatcaaaacaatgacAGGCCAAGAACTGAAGGGCCAAAGAGGGAGGCTATACTAGATTTAAACAAGTATAAAGACGAAGAAATCCGAGTCAGATTTGTTGGAGGGAGAAAGGTAACGGGGATTCTCAAAGGGtatgatcaattgatgaatttagtTTTGGAGGACGTTCAAGAGCAACTCAGAG ATCCAGTAATTGAAGGTAGATATCTTGACAAGACTAGAGAGCTTGGATTGGTTGTTGTCAGATGCACAAGtcttttgacaatttcacCTGTCAAAGGCAGTGAGATAATAGATAACCCCTTTGTAGCGGaacattga